The Desulfobotulus mexicanus genome includes the window TCTTGTTTTTATGATGACGGATTATCATGGCAAATCAAAAGCTGAACTTGAAAAAATTGCAGAAACCCGCAGCAACGCCTTCCACCCCCTGTACCTGTCCATAAAAGCCCTTGGAATCTATTATGATAAGATTCTGGAATATGCCAACACAGTAGCTTCTTCTGCCACGGAGCTGTCTTCCGTAAGTGACGATACCAGCAGAAGTCTCCATACCCTTTCTGAAAAAACAGCAACGGTTGCCGCCGCCGCAGAGGAGGCCAGTGTGGGAAGCGCCACCATTGCCGCCAGCATGGAACAGGCGGCAACCAATCTCTCCAGCGTTGCCAGTGCCTCGGAAGAAATGAGTGCGACCATCAACGAAATTGCATCCAACACGGCGAAGGTGAGATCCATCAGCTCCCAGGCTACGGAGCAGGCAGCAACCACCTCTTTTATGATGCAGCAGCTTGGCACGGCCATCCGGGAAATCACCCTGTTCACAGAAACCATCACTGAAATATCGGAACAGACCAACCTTCTCGCCCTGAATGCCACCATTGAGGCTGCCCGTGCCGGAGAATCCGGCAAAGGCTTTGCCGTGGTTGCCGGTGAAATCAAGGAACTGGCCAGACAGACAGCTGTGGCCACAGAGGATATCAAAAAAAGGGTGGAAGGCGTTGAGGGTGCCGCCGGGGATGCCATCAAAGATATCGACAAAATTACTGCCATCATAAAAAATGTGGGGGAATACATTGCAGGTATTGCCACAGCCATTGAAGAGCAGTCTTCCGTAACCAGCGAGATGGCATCCAACATTGCCCAGGCTTCGGCGGGAGTTCATGAGGGAACCGAAGCCGTGGGCCAGACAGCTTCCGTATCCAAAACCATGGCTCAGGATATTGCGGATGTGAACAATGCGGCAGCCCATATCAGATCCGGTGGGCAGCAGGTACAGATAAGTGCTGCCGAACTCTCCCGCCTTGCAGAACAGCTCAAGGGACTTGTCGGCTGAGGCGACCATATATGACTCCGGCTTTATTTCATAATATGAGGACTAAAACACTGGAAACCACATGCCACTGAAATCAATCAGCTTTATCTGCTTTTTTCTGATATTTTGTCTGTCAGCCCTGCCCCTCTGGGCAAAACCAATCCTCCATGTTCCAGAGAGGGTATACACCTTTGACACCCTGCCCGAAGGCAGCATCATCACCCACCGTTTCATCTTTCACAATACCGGAGACAGTGAACTGCGCATACTAAAGGTAAGCCCCGGCTGAGGCTGCTCTGCGACCTCCTTTACGGGGCGCATCCCTCCCGGTGGCGAGGGACATCTTGATGTAAGGGTAAATACCGCAGGCTATGCCGGTCGCACACTGGTTCAGACCATACCCGTAAGAACCAATGCAACAGACAACCCTGAAATCCAGTTTGAAATCAGAGGTTTCATAAAGCCCTTTGCCATCATGGAGCCTTCCGTCATCCGCCTGCATGGCGCTTCCGGAGACACCATTGAACAGAAGCTTATCCTGAAACCGGACCCGGAATACCCTTTTGCCGTTACAGGCATACGTGCCACAAGGGGCGGAGACTTCGATTTCAGCATCTCAGCTCTGGATACAGAATACGGCTATCTTGTCTCCACTTCCAATACAAAAAAAGAGGCTGGCCGCTACTATGATACACTGATACTTGACATTGAAAGCTCCATAAGAAAAGACATCCGCATCCGGGTGCTGGGGGATATCCGGCCTCCGGAAAAAAATCAGCACTGAACCCTGCAGGATAAGGGGCAGGATTTGTGTCTGACTGAGGCCACACTTAAAAGGTGATCCTTACAGGACAGGACCGGGAAAATTTTTCATAATTGCAGGCCTTAGCCTGCCCGCATCATAGCCACCTGACCAGACATGGCTGAGTCAGATAAGGCATCAAAAAAGGAAGTTCTATGCAGATCTTTAAAGATATCAGCCTCGTTGCCTTTGACTGCGACGGCGTGATGTTTGACTCCAGCAAAGCCAACCAGACCTATTACAATACCCTTCTCAAAAATTTTGACCTGCCGCCCATGGATGAAAAGGACTTCCATTATGTGCATATGCATACCTCAGCAACAGCCATTGACTATCTTTTTGAGGGCAGGGTTGATCTGGAAAAGGTCAGGGAAAAGCAGAAAAACTTCCATTACCCGGATCTTTTTCCCCTGATGATTGAAGAGCCGCACCTGAGAAAAGTGCTGAAAATCCTTCAGACAGATTTTAAAACCGCCGTTGCCACCAACCGATCCAATACCCTGCGTCCCCTTCTGGATCACTTTGATCTCACAAAGCATTTTGATATGCTCATCACATCCATGGATGTGGTCAGGGCCAAACCCTGGCCCGACATGCTGGAAAATCTTATCAGCTACTTTGGCATAGGGCCTGAAAACCTTATCTACATCGGGGACTCTCCCCTTGATGCACAATCGGCCTCGGCAGCAGGCTGCCATTTTATCGGCTATGGCCCTAAAGATCTGGGGGCGGAAGTCCATATCACAAGCCTTGCAGGACTGCCGGAACTGCTTCAACCAATCAAATAAAAAGGTCAACGATGAAAAAACTACCCATAGGCATACAGAACTTCAGGGAAATCATAGAAAACGGGTATGTCTATGTGGACAAAACAAAAGACTACCATAACCTGATTCAGAACAAATACTGTTTTTTATCCCGACCCCGACGATTTGGCAAAAGCCTTATGCTTTCCACATTAAAGGAAATCTTTAAAGGGGAAAAAAAACTGTTTAAGGGCCTGTGGATAGAAAATAAAATTGACTGGAACATCCACCCCGTCATTCATCTGGATTTCAATCTTATTACCCATCACCTTGATATTGAAACCTTTGAAAGAACCCTTCTCCATGCCTTGAAGAGTAGCGCCCTTGAATACAATATTTCCATTGACGAGGAAGATCCCAAAAACTTTTTCCAGCAGCTTGTTACTGCCCTTTCTAAAAAAGCGAAGGTTGTACTGCTTGTGGATGAGTATGACAAAGCGGTCATCGACTATATTGATGCCCCGGACAAAGCAGGAACAAACAAAGATTATATTGCTTCCTTCTACGAAGCCATAAAGGGTCTGGATGCATGTTTCAGATTTGTTATGCTGACGGGTGTGACAAAGTTTAGCAAGGTCTCTGTCTTCTCAAAACTGAACAACCTGCGGGACATCACCTTCACCGACACCTACAGCACAATGCTGGGTATTAGGGAAGAGGAGCTGTATGCCAATTTTGAACCCCATCTGAAGCAAAGTGCCGACGCACTGGACATTAAAGATGACGAACTCAAATCAAAAATCCGAACCTGGTACAACGGTTACAGCTGGAATGGCAGAGACAAGCTTTACAATCCCTTTTCCATTTTAAGCTTTTTTGCCGAAAGCTCATTTAACAACTACTGGTTTGAAACAGGAACCCCCACTTTTCTCATAGAGCTGATCCGAAAAAATCATTTTCTGCTGCCGGACCTCGAAGGGATAGAGGTGGAAAATTACAGTTTCGGCAGTTACGGCCATGATAACCTTGAACCGGTTCCCCTTCTGTTTCAAACGGGTTATCTCACCATCAAAGAAAAAAAAAAGGGCTTTTCCGATGAAATGCTTTACAGACTGGGCCTTCCCAACAGAGAGGTAAAACGATCGCTTCTCAACAATATTCTTGGATATTATACAGGAAAAGGGGTCTCCCATGCCAAACCACCCTACCTGAAAATGCTTCAGAGCCTTGCCTCGGAAGATTTTGAAAGCTTTATTCACTTCCTGACAGCAGCCTTTGCTTCACTGCCCTATAACCTGTACCCGGCAAAGGAAGATTATTACCATTCCATCTTTTATCTGATCCTTGTCATGCTGGGAGCGGAAATTGATGCAGAAATACTGACGGATAAGGGCCGTATGGATGCCGCCATTCATTTTTCAGATAAAATATATATTGTGGAATTCAAAACAGGCGATGTCAAAAAGGGCATGCAACAGATCAGAAACCGAAGATACTGGGAAAAATTCGGTCTGCGGAATAAAAAAATCCTCCTGCTTGCCGTAGGCGGTTTTGACGAAAAGAAGATAGAATATCTCATTGAGCATCCCTAGCCTGCAGAACAAATCCATGGCTTTGGATCACAGGGGCAAGGGCTGCCCCTGCAATTTTTACCGAAAGTCGCCGTAAAGCCCCTGGCTTTAGCCATGGGGATATAAGGCGACGGTTTTGAATTGATTTGCATTGAAATATACAGACTCTTAGTATATAATAATAGTCATGAAATATAAAAACAATAACAATGTCGTATACTCCTGTAAATACCATGTAATATGGTGTTCAAAATATAGAAGACAAGTATTGACAGGAGCCGTTGCTGAACGGCTCAAAGATCTTATAAATCAAGTTGCTTCTGATCGTCAATCTGAGGTCATTGAACTGGAAATTATGCCGGATCATGTGCATCTGCTGATAGAAGTTGATCCCCAATATGGCATTCACAGGTTGGTAAAGCAGCTTAAAGGTTATTCATCAAGGATACTACGCAAGGAATTTTCAASTATAAAGTCACGCCTGCCAACTCTCTGGACAAACAGTTATTTTGTGGCAACGGTAGGAGGTGCGCCTCTTTCCATAATAAAACAGTACATYGAGGAACAGAAGAACCGATGACTGAAACCTTCATAYATGAGATACCGCTGATAACAACACCCCATGACGAGGCAGTGCTTGATGTGCGTCTGGATGCGGGAAGGAACYTGTACAACGCYTGCTTGCGTGAGTCCTTGCGCAGGCTGGATCTCATGCGTGAATCAAAGATGTTTCAGGCTGCGYGCAAAACTCCCAAARGTAAAGAAAGAACTGCCCTATTCAATGAGTGCAATAACAGGTTTGATTTTAAAGAATACAGCATTCATGCCTTTGCAGCAAAAACCTGTAAAGCCTGCTGGCTTGGGGATCACCTTGATGCATTCACAATCCAGAAGACAGCCTCAAGAGCGTTTAATGCCGTAAAAGAATATGCCTTTGGTGGACGRGGAAGACCCCGTTTCAAAAGATACGGTTGGTTCACCTCCATTGAAGGCAAAAGCAATGCTTCGGGTATTCGRTGGAGGAAGGGGCGTGTTCTCTGGAACGGTCTTGATATAGCTYCARGGTTTGATCTGAAGGATAAACATGGTGTCGAGGCYCATGCCCTTTCATGCCGGGTTAAATATCTGCGTCTTRTAAAACGGACCATCAAAGGTAAAATCTGCTGGTTTGTTCAGCTTGTCCTTGAGGGRAAACCCCATCAAAAGAGAAAAAATGAGMTTTCAGAGGATATATGCGGTCTGGATATTGGCCCTTCAACCATTGCCATTGTYGGCACTAAAGATGCTGTTCTGACTCAATTTTGTGATGAAGTCGTCCAGCCATGGAAAGAAATCAGACGCAAACAGCGAGCCCAAGACAGAAGCCGCAGGGCAAGCAATCCCGATAACTACAATGAGAATGGTACGGTAAAAAAAGGATCACGGAAATGGCACCGTTCAAACCGATACAAAAAACGCCAAAAACAGATTGCTGAATGTCAAAGAAAACTTGCTGCAACCAGAAAAAAGCAGCATGGAGAGCTTTGCAACAAAATTCTAAGCCTTGGCAAAAATGTAAAGACGGAACAATTATCCTATAAATCCTTCCAGAAAAACTATGGGCGCAGTGTTTCAGTGCGTGGTCCAGGAATGTTTGTCAGTGAAATAACCCGCAAAGCTGCAAATGCTAGCGGTGGTGTTGAGCTGATAAATACTCGGACAACCCGCCTTTCCCAAACCTGTATCTGCGGTACTGTCAAGAAAAAACCCCTTAGCCAGCGTCATCATATTTGCAGTTGTGGTGTAACGGCTCAAAGGGATCTTTTTTCGGCATTTCTGGCAAAACATTGTAGCAACAACACCCTTGGCATCCATCAGGCGAATAAAGACTGGTCGGCTGCGGAACCGCTGCTGCGACGGGCGATGTCAAGGGTAACAGAAACAGCAARTCGGAGGTCTGTGCCTTCGAGCTTCGGTATCCGGAGACAGAGCTGTTCGTCCGTCAAAGACAGATCGGAATGTATCGAGGTCGTGGATGCTGTAGCCGCAAGGCGAGAGCCACGAAGAGATGCAGTCCTTGCTGTCAGAACCCCCTGGCTTTAGCCATGGGGAGGTTCAGTAAGTCTCCCAAATCTCCTTTTGACGTTACAGGCATAAAAACAAAAACAACAACTCAAGATATTCTTGATGCTGTAAAAGAATCTCGGGCAGGGATTGGCGAATAAATATAAAAGTTTTTTGATTTTCTAGTTTAAAGCCTTCTCATCAGCAGGGGCAGGGCATCGTTAAGGGGCAGCCATT containing:
- a CDS encoding ATP-binding protein — its product is MKKLPIGIQNFREIIENGYVYVDKTKDYHNLIQNKYCFLSRPRRFGKSLMLSTLKEIFKGEKKLFKGLWIENKIDWNIHPVIHLDFNLITHHLDIETFERTLLHALKSSALEYNISIDEEDPKNFFQQLVTALSKKAKVVLLVDEYDKAVIDYIDAPDKAGTNKDYIASFYEAIKGLDACFRFVMLTGVTKFSKVSVFSKLNNLRDITFTDTYSTMLGIREEELYANFEPHLKQSADALDIKDDELKSKIRTWYNGYSWNGRDKLYNPFSILSFFAESSFNNYWFETGTPTFLIELIRKNHFLLPDLEGIEVENYSFGSYGHDNLEPVPLLFQTGYLTIKEKKKGFSDEMLYRLGLPNREVKRSLLNNILGYYTGKGVSHAKPPYLKMLQSLASEDFESFIHFLTAAFASLPYNLYPAKEDYYHSIFYLILVMLGAEIDAEILTDKGRMDAAIHFSDKIYIVEFKTGDVKKGMQQIRNRRYWEKFGLRNKKILLLAVGGFDEKKIEYLIEHP
- the tnpA gene encoding IS200/IS605 family transposase, encoding MKYKNNNNVVYSCKYHVIWCSKYRRQVLTGAVAERLKDLINQVASDRQSEVIELEIMPDHVHLLIEVDPQYGIHRLVKQLKGYSSRILRKEFSXIKSRLPTLWTNSYFVATVGGAPLSIIKQYIEEQKNR
- a CDS encoding methyl-accepting chemotaxis protein, which gives rise to MKAIIDFFTKNKAGIVFFSITLVLSLSVGQIFRDLPLIFLLLPTVAVLFVFYVHGKKKESDAIDLATEYLKKSALVDYCVMGSAYKALSELENGFTDILGNRAQIERVFRNAMQADQSNHFLGFWVCWSEKEDSIYIYRDGNDLKTMPLDDYKDWDYYKIPMRKGETCIIKPFYFELEGQQVLMTTLSIPLKKQNRITAVIGIDIRLEVAKEIVPDLVFMMTDYHGKSKAELEKIAETRSNAFHPLYLSIKALGIYYDKILEYANTVASSATELSSVSDDTSRSLHTLSEKTATVAAAAEEASVGSATIAASMEQAATNLSSVASASEEMSATINEIASNTAKVRSISSQATEQAATTSFMMQQLGTAIREITLFTETITEISEQTNLLALNATIEAARAGESGKGFAVVAGEIKELARQTAVATEDIKKRVEGVEGAAGDAIKDIDKITAIIKNVGEYIAGIATAIEEQSSVTSEMASNIAQASAGVHEGTEAVGQTASVSKTMAQDIADVNNAAAHIRSGGQQVQISAAELSRLAEQLKGLVG
- a CDS encoding OS_HP2 family (seleno)protein, which translates into the protein MPLKSISFICFFLIFCLSALPLWAKPILHVPERVYTFDTLPEGSIITHRFIFHNTGDSELRILKVSPGUGCSATSFTGRIPPGGEGHLDVRVNTAGYAGRTLVQTIPVRTNATDNPEIQFEIRGFIKPFAIMEPSVIRLHGASGDTIEQKLILKPDPEYPFAVTGIRATRGGDFDFSISALDTEYGYLVSTSNTKKEAGRYYDTLILDIESSIRKDIRIRVLGDIRPPEKNQH
- a CDS encoding HAD family hydrolase; the encoded protein is MQIFKDISLVAFDCDGVMFDSSKANQTYYNTLLKNFDLPPMDEKDFHYVHMHTSATAIDYLFEGRVDLEKVREKQKNFHYPDLFPLMIEEPHLRKVLKILQTDFKTAVATNRSNTLRPLLDHFDLTKHFDMLITSMDVVRAKPWPDMLENLISYFGIGPENLIYIGDSPLDAQSASAAGCHFIGYGPKDLGAEVHITSLAGLPELLQPIK
- a CDS encoding zinc ribbon domain-containing protein; this translates as MTETFIXEIPLITTPHDEAVLDVRLDAGRNLYNACLRESLRRLDLMRESKMFQAAXKTPKXKERTALFNECNNRFDFKEYSIHAFAAKTCKACWLGDHLDAFTIQKTASRAFNAVKEYAFGGRGRPRFKRYGWFTSIEGKSNASGIRWRKGRVLWNGLDIAXXFDLKDKHGVEAHALSCRVKYLRLXKRTIKGKICWFVQLVLEGKPHQKRKNEJSEDICGLDIGPSTIAIVGTKDAVLTQFCDEVVQPWKEIRRKQRAQDRSRRASNPDNYNENGTVKKGSRKWHRSNRYKKRQKQIAECQRKLAATRKKQHGELCNKILSLGKNVKTEQLSYKSFQKNYGRSVSVRGPGMFVSEITRKAANASGGVELINTRTTRLSQTCICGTVKKKPLSQRHHICSCGVTAQRDLFSAFLAKHCSNNTLGIHQANKDWSAAEPLLRRAMSRVTETAXRRSVPSSFGIRRQSCSSVKDRSECIEVVDAVAARREPRRDAVLAVRTPWL